A stretch of the Pseudomonas putida genome encodes the following:
- a CDS encoding TetR family transcriptional regulator: MVNKSTQDQTPARSRSKTLAALDKVIDGLVAGNEKLSIASVARAAGVTPGLIHNTYPAVAEKIRTLMGKSVRAQRDSKHQALMSEKEKNRALRAENDQLLAELARIASVNQRLLFEMAELKAVSSGKVVALTQKPSR; this comes from the coding sequence ATGGTGAATAAGTCTACTCAGGATCAGACACCAGCCCGTTCAAGGTCGAAGACCCTCGCCGCGCTAGATAAGGTCATTGATGGCCTCGTCGCAGGCAACGAAAAGCTCTCCATTGCTTCGGTTGCCCGAGCAGCAGGTGTTACGCCGGGTCTCATTCATAATACCTACCCAGCGGTGGCGGAAAAAATTCGCACTCTCATGGGCAAGTCGGTGCGCGCCCAGCGAGACTCGAAGCACCAAGCACTGATGAGTGAGAAGGAGAAAAACAGGGCGCTTCGTGCGGAAAACGACCAGCTTTTGGCGGAGCTTGCCCGAATCGCTTCTGTAAACCAGCGCCTCCTTTTCGAAATGGCTGAGTTAAAAGCGGTCTCCAGCGGAAAGGTTGTGGCTCTGACTCAGAAGCCCAGCAGATAA
- the nhaA gene encoding Na+/H+ antiporter NhaA, translated as MTHNRTSAETPRAAAILARFLSSESAGGLVLMGAALAALIVANSPLSQGYFAALHSVWLGMSVEHWVNDGLMAIFFLMVGLEIKREVLAGGLSTWGQRALPGFGAIGGMVVPALIYIAINWGNTETLKGWAIPAATDIAFALGVLSLLGKRVPTSLKVFLAALAIIDDLGAVVIIAFFYTTGLSMPMLLASLATLVILIAMNRLGVRRLLPYLLVGGVLWFFVLQSGVHATLAGVAVALCVPMGKPEEEARSPLLFLEEKLHMWVAFAVVPIFGFANAGVSLAGISMENLVDPVPLGVALGLLVGKQIGIFLLAALAIRLGLAKLPEGSTWTQLYGVALLCGIGFTMSLFIGNLAFAGSAHLIDEVKVGVLIGSILAAFGGIIVLSRSSVLAGAAIAK; from the coding sequence ATGACCCACAATAGAACTTCCGCAGAAACCCCTAGAGCGGCTGCAATCTTGGCTCGCTTCCTGTCATCGGAATCCGCTGGAGGTCTTGTGTTGATGGGGGCAGCTTTGGCTGCGCTGATTGTCGCTAATTCGCCTCTATCCCAAGGTTACTTCGCAGCCTTGCACAGTGTCTGGTTGGGCATGTCTGTCGAGCATTGGGTCAACGATGGCCTGATGGCCATCTTCTTTCTAATGGTCGGCCTGGAGATCAAACGAGAAGTGCTGGCAGGTGGGCTTTCCACCTGGGGCCAGCGTGCCTTGCCGGGATTTGGTGCTATAGGCGGCATGGTTGTGCCTGCGCTGATCTACATCGCAATAAACTGGGGTAATACTGAGACCTTGAAGGGCTGGGCCATCCCAGCCGCTACCGACATCGCATTCGCCCTGGGCGTCTTGTCGCTGCTGGGTAAGCGAGTCCCGACTTCGCTGAAGGTTTTTCTCGCTGCCTTGGCGATCATTGACGACCTGGGGGCTGTGGTCATCATCGCTTTTTTCTACACCACTGGTCTTTCCATGCCGATGTTGCTGGCATCGCTCGCAACTCTGGTCATTCTGATCGCAATGAATCGATTGGGCGTCAGACGATTGCTCCCATATTTGCTTGTCGGTGGTGTGCTGTGGTTCTTCGTGCTGCAATCTGGGGTGCATGCCACCCTTGCTGGTGTCGCTGTAGCGCTGTGCGTCCCAATGGGCAAGCCTGAAGAGGAAGCCCGGTCTCCACTGCTGTTCCTAGAAGAAAAGCTGCACATGTGGGTAGCGTTCGCTGTGGTGCCGATTTTTGGCTTCGCAAATGCTGGGGTTTCACTGGCAGGTATTTCCATGGAAAACCTGGTCGATCCAGTTCCGCTGGGTGTTGCGCTCGGCTTGTTGGTGGGCAAACAGATAGGCATTTTCCTATTGGCGGCCTTAGCCATTCGTCTGGGCTTGGCCAAGTTACCAGAAGGAAGCACCTGGACTCAGCTTTACGGCGTGGCGCTGTTGTGTGGCATTGGCTTCACCATGAGCCTATTCATTGGCAACCTGGCGTTTGCCGGATCAGCTCACTTGATTGATGAAGTCAAAGTTGGGGTCTTGATCGGTTCGATCCTGGCTGCGTTTGGCGGCATCATAGTTCTTAGCCGTAGCAGTGTTCTCGCAGGTGCCGCAATAGCCAAATAG